The proteins below are encoded in one region of Centropristis striata isolate RG_2023a ecotype Rhode Island chromosome 12, C.striata_1.0, whole genome shotgun sequence:
- the sesn4 gene encoding sestrin-3 isoform X3 codes for MVNGEKERVSLLFMKALVSRGSVDAVSQQMASHPQYLESFLRTQHYILHMDGPLPLQYRHYIAIMAAARHHCNYLVYLHSAHFLRVGGDPLWLQGLEAAPPRLRLLDHINKVLAHQPWLTACSHIQTLLKSGEQCWSLAELVQAVVILAHCHSLCSFVFGCDTDSDFVPLSKSPNGTPPTFCPFDAANGNTNVPQSLATPTEHITRRRSLDSSCDMVCLKERIQKSQEEREKREERLLQTQTLQQTDMEEEEEMICFTDPTRFITDPDLCYQEFARREEDHFQVFRVQDYSWEDHGFSLVNRLYSDIGHLLDDRFRSVTTLPSMHSPDLKRAIWNYIHCVLGIRYDDYDYGEVNQLLERDLKLYIKAVACFPDATKTPVCPLSLAPLKTSERIHVNLLIMEARLQAELLYALRAITQYMIA; via the exons ATGGTGAATGGTGAAAAGGAGCGAGTGTCACTGCTGTTCATGAAGGCTCTGGTCAGCAGGGGGAGCGTGGACGCCGTGTCCCAGCAGATGGCCTCTCACCCTCAGTACTTGGAGAGCTTCCTGCGCACACAGCACTACATCTTGCACATGGACGGCCCCCTGCCGCTGCAGTACCGCCATTACATCGCCATCATG GCTGCAGCACGACATCACTGCAACTACCTGGTGTACCTGCACTCAGCCCATTTCCTGAGGGTGGGTGGGGACCCTCTGTGGTTGCAGGGTTTGGAGGCAGCGCCCCCTCGCCTCCGCCTCCTTGACCACATCAACAAGGTGCTGGCCCACCAACCCTGGCTCACTGCCTGCTCACACATCCAG ACGCTGCTGAAGTCGGGCGAGCAGTGCTGGTCTCTGGCTGAACTGGTGCAGGCTGTGGTGATCCTGGCTCACTGCCACTCCCTCTGCAGCTTTGTGTTTGGATGTGACACAGACTCAGACTTTGTCCCTCTCTCCAAATCTCCAAACGGTACCCCACCAACCTTCTGCCCCTTTGATGCTGCCAACGGCAACACCAACGTGCCTCAGTCGCTCGCCACTCCCACTGAACACATAACACGAAGACGG TCTCTGGACTCCAGCTGTGACATGGTGTGTCTGAAGGAGAGGATTCAGAAGTCTCAGGAGGAGCGCGAGAAGAGAGAAGAGCGCctgctgcagacacaaacactccAGCAAACAG ATatggaagaagaggaggaaatgaTATGCTTCACAGACCCGACGCGCTTTATCACGGACCCTGACTTATGCTATCAGGAGTTTGCTCGCAGGGAGGAGGACCACTTTCAAGTATTTAGAGTTCAG GACTATTCATGGGAGGACCATGGCTTCTCTTTAGTAAACCGGTTGTATTCGGACATCGGGCACCTCTTGGACGACCGATTCAGGAGTGTGACCACCCTCCCTTCAATGCACAGCCCCGACCTGAAGAGGGCGATCTGGAATTACATCCATTGTGTGTTAGGAATACG GtatgatgattatgattatggaGAAGTGAACCAGTTGCTGGAGCGGGATTTGAAGCTATACATCAAGGCTGTGGCCTGTTTCCCAGATGCCACCAAAACTCCAGTGTGTCCGCTGAGTTTGGCTCCACTTAAAACTTCAGAACGG ATACACGTTAATTTACTAATCATGGAGGCCCGACTGCAGGCTGAGCTGCTATACGCCCTGAGAGCCATCACTCAGTACATGATCGCCTAA
- the sesn4 gene encoding sestrin-3 isoform X1: protein MIICTNKMEYPLRTQCQRVHKQVMVNGEKERVSLLFMKALVSRGSVDAVSQQMASHPQYLESFLRTQHYILHMDGPLPLQYRHYIAIMAAARHHCNYLVYLHSAHFLRVGGDPLWLQGLEAAPPRLRLLDHINKVLAHQPWLTACSHIQTLLKSGEQCWSLAELVQAVVILAHCHSLCSFVFGCDTDSDFVPLSKSPNGTPPTFCPFDAANGNTNVPQSLATPTEHITRRRSLDSSCDMVCLKERIQKSQEEREKREERLLQTQTLQQTDMEEEEEMICFTDPTRFITDPDLCYQEFARREEDHFQVFRVQDYSWEDHGFSLVNRLYSDIGHLLDDRFRSVTTLPSMHSPDLKRAIWNYIHCVLGIRYDDYDYGEVNQLLERDLKLYIKAVACFPDATKTPVCPLSLAPLKTSERIHVNLLIMEARLQAELLYALRAITQYMIA, encoded by the exons atgatcaTCTGTACGAATAAAATGGAGTACCCCCTAAGAACCCAGTGCCAGCGAGTCCACAAACAG GTGATGGTGAATGGTGAAAAGGAGCGAGTGTCACTGCTGTTCATGAAGGCTCTGGTCAGCAGGGGGAGCGTGGACGCCGTGTCCCAGCAGATGGCCTCTCACCCTCAGTACTTGGAGAGCTTCCTGCGCACACAGCACTACATCTTGCACATGGACGGCCCCCTGCCGCTGCAGTACCGCCATTACATCGCCATCATG GCTGCAGCACGACATCACTGCAACTACCTGGTGTACCTGCACTCAGCCCATTTCCTGAGGGTGGGTGGGGACCCTCTGTGGTTGCAGGGTTTGGAGGCAGCGCCCCCTCGCCTCCGCCTCCTTGACCACATCAACAAGGTGCTGGCCCACCAACCCTGGCTCACTGCCTGCTCACACATCCAG ACGCTGCTGAAGTCGGGCGAGCAGTGCTGGTCTCTGGCTGAACTGGTGCAGGCTGTGGTGATCCTGGCTCACTGCCACTCCCTCTGCAGCTTTGTGTTTGGATGTGACACAGACTCAGACTTTGTCCCTCTCTCCAAATCTCCAAACGGTACCCCACCAACCTTCTGCCCCTTTGATGCTGCCAACGGCAACACCAACGTGCCTCAGTCGCTCGCCACTCCCACTGAACACATAACACGAAGACGG TCTCTGGACTCCAGCTGTGACATGGTGTGTCTGAAGGAGAGGATTCAGAAGTCTCAGGAGGAGCGCGAGAAGAGAGAAGAGCGCctgctgcagacacaaacactccAGCAAACAG ATatggaagaagaggaggaaatgaTATGCTTCACAGACCCGACGCGCTTTATCACGGACCCTGACTTATGCTATCAGGAGTTTGCTCGCAGGGAGGAGGACCACTTTCAAGTATTTAGAGTTCAG GACTATTCATGGGAGGACCATGGCTTCTCTTTAGTAAACCGGTTGTATTCGGACATCGGGCACCTCTTGGACGACCGATTCAGGAGTGTGACCACCCTCCCTTCAATGCACAGCCCCGACCTGAAGAGGGCGATCTGGAATTACATCCATTGTGTGTTAGGAATACG GtatgatgattatgattatggaGAAGTGAACCAGTTGCTGGAGCGGGATTTGAAGCTATACATCAAGGCTGTGGCCTGTTTCCCAGATGCCACCAAAACTCCAGTGTGTCCGCTGAGTTTGGCTCCACTTAAAACTTCAGAACGG ATACACGTTAATTTACTAATCATGGAGGCCCGACTGCAGGCTGAGCTGCTATACGCCCTGAGAGCCATCACTCAGTACATGATCGCCTAA
- the zgc:92907 gene encoding UDP-N-acetylglucosamine transferase subunit ALG13 homolog, which produces MKTVFVTVGTTSFDDLIETITCPEAVQALKARGYEHLVLQVGRGALLPAADSCPHISLEAYRYKDSIAEDMKQADLVISHAGAGSCLEALGAGKPLLVVVNDKLMNNHQLELARQLHMDSHLLYCTCSTLTETLRSMDLSVLQPFLPGQPKTFANFLDKALGIQ; this is translated from the exons ATGAAGACGGTGTTTGTAACTGTCGGCACCACGAGCTTTGATGACCTCATTGAAACCATCACGTGTCCAGAGGCCGTTCAG GCTTTAAAGGCTCGTGGATATGAACATTTGGTTCTTCAGGTTGGTAGAGGAGCTCTTCTTCCAGCTGCTGACAGCTGTCCACACATTAGCCTGGAGGCATATCGATACAAAGACTCTATAGCTGAAGACATGAAGCAGGCTGACCTCGTCATCAGCCACGCAG GCGCAGGAAGTTGTTTGGAGGCACTCGGTGCTGGCAAACCTCTGCTGGTGGTGGTCAATGACAAGCTGATGAACAACCACCAGCTGGAGCTGGCCCGACAGCTGCACATGGACTCCCACTTGTTGTACTGCACATGCAG CACTCTTACAGAAACACTGAGGTCGATGGATCTCTCTGTTCTGCAGCCCTTTTTGCCCGGACAGCCCAAGACTTTTGCAAATTTTCTCGACAAAGCCCTCGGTATCCAGTGA
- the sesn4 gene encoding sestrin-3 isoform X2 produces MVMVNGEKERVSLLFMKALVSRGSVDAVSQQMASHPQYLESFLRTQHYILHMDGPLPLQYRHYIAIMAAARHHCNYLVYLHSAHFLRVGGDPLWLQGLEAAPPRLRLLDHINKVLAHQPWLTACSHIQTLLKSGEQCWSLAELVQAVVILAHCHSLCSFVFGCDTDSDFVPLSKSPNGTPPTFCPFDAANGNTNVPQSLATPTEHITRRRSLDSSCDMVCLKERIQKSQEEREKREERLLQTQTLQQTDMEEEEEMICFTDPTRFITDPDLCYQEFARREEDHFQVFRVQDYSWEDHGFSLVNRLYSDIGHLLDDRFRSVTTLPSMHSPDLKRAIWNYIHCVLGIRYDDYDYGEVNQLLERDLKLYIKAVACFPDATKTPVCPLSLAPLKTSERIHVNLLIMEARLQAELLYALRAITQYMIA; encoded by the exons ATG GTGATGGTGAATGGTGAAAAGGAGCGAGTGTCACTGCTGTTCATGAAGGCTCTGGTCAGCAGGGGGAGCGTGGACGCCGTGTCCCAGCAGATGGCCTCTCACCCTCAGTACTTGGAGAGCTTCCTGCGCACACAGCACTACATCTTGCACATGGACGGCCCCCTGCCGCTGCAGTACCGCCATTACATCGCCATCATG GCTGCAGCACGACATCACTGCAACTACCTGGTGTACCTGCACTCAGCCCATTTCCTGAGGGTGGGTGGGGACCCTCTGTGGTTGCAGGGTTTGGAGGCAGCGCCCCCTCGCCTCCGCCTCCTTGACCACATCAACAAGGTGCTGGCCCACCAACCCTGGCTCACTGCCTGCTCACACATCCAG ACGCTGCTGAAGTCGGGCGAGCAGTGCTGGTCTCTGGCTGAACTGGTGCAGGCTGTGGTGATCCTGGCTCACTGCCACTCCCTCTGCAGCTTTGTGTTTGGATGTGACACAGACTCAGACTTTGTCCCTCTCTCCAAATCTCCAAACGGTACCCCACCAACCTTCTGCCCCTTTGATGCTGCCAACGGCAACACCAACGTGCCTCAGTCGCTCGCCACTCCCACTGAACACATAACACGAAGACGG TCTCTGGACTCCAGCTGTGACATGGTGTGTCTGAAGGAGAGGATTCAGAAGTCTCAGGAGGAGCGCGAGAAGAGAGAAGAGCGCctgctgcagacacaaacactccAGCAAACAG ATatggaagaagaggaggaaatgaTATGCTTCACAGACCCGACGCGCTTTATCACGGACCCTGACTTATGCTATCAGGAGTTTGCTCGCAGGGAGGAGGACCACTTTCAAGTATTTAGAGTTCAG GACTATTCATGGGAGGACCATGGCTTCTCTTTAGTAAACCGGTTGTATTCGGACATCGGGCACCTCTTGGACGACCGATTCAGGAGTGTGACCACCCTCCCTTCAATGCACAGCCCCGACCTGAAGAGGGCGATCTGGAATTACATCCATTGTGTGTTAGGAATACG GtatgatgattatgattatggaGAAGTGAACCAGTTGCTGGAGCGGGATTTGAAGCTATACATCAAGGCTGTGGCCTGTTTCCCAGATGCCACCAAAACTCCAGTGTGTCCGCTGAGTTTGGCTCCACTTAAAACTTCAGAACGG ATACACGTTAATTTACTAATCATGGAGGCCCGACTGCAGGCTGAGCTGCTATACGCCCTGAGAGCCATCACTCAGTACATGATCGCCTAA